One genomic segment of Helianthus annuus cultivar XRQ/B chromosome 14, HanXRQr2.0-SUNRISE, whole genome shotgun sequence includes these proteins:
- the LOC110881445 gene encoding N66 matrix protein-like, with product MKKLSLNPTEKTETHAESSGDKKRKHANLNQATGNNKGSNNKKRDPNPPQEAKTLATMNDAPTKRYLGTLPMCNQCKHHHEGVCRIPKCDKCGKLGHHAEDCWGKGKNGNGNRNGAGNRNNGGNGNGNGNRNGNGNGQNQRRFGYGSKDHFIKDCPKGKNAPTRAFTIGARNAREDPNDLVD from the exons ATGAAGAAGTTGTCACTGAACCCTACTGaaaagaccgagacgcatgctgagtcgtctggAGACAAGAAAAGGAAGCATGCAAATCTGAATCAAGCAACAggcaacaacaagggttccaacaacaAGAAGCGCGACCCCAACCCGCCTCAGGAGGCGAAAACTCTTGCAACCATGAATGACGCTCCTACCAAAAGGTACCTGGGCACTCTGCCCATGTGCAACCAGTGCAAGCATCATCACGAAGGGGTTTGTCGCATCCCAAAATGCGACAAGTGTGGAAAATTGGGTCACCATGCTGAGGATTGTTGGGGAAAAGGAAAgaacgggaatggaaaccgcAACGGTGCTGGTAATAGAAACAATGGGGGAAATGGAAATGGCAATGGTAACAGGAATGGCAACGGAAATGGGCAGAACCAACGACGCTTCGGTTATGGAAGCAAAGATCATTTCATAAAAGACTGCCCAAAGGGGAAGAATGCTCCGACACGAGCATTCACAATCGGAGCAaggaacgcacgcgaggaccctaat gatctagtagattag